GCACTTTTACCCTCTATATTCTTTGGGCTATGTGAGACTTTTTTATCTAGGGCTTAGATTCGGCTTTAAGCGCAAAGATTCTTTGAAAATAGAACTCAAGGATTTCTTTAAAAAATTCTTCCCTAGCGTGCTGGGCAATTCAGCAAGCCAACTCTCCGCCTTTTTGGACACCCTGCTCGCCTCTTTTTTGAGCGCGGGTAGTATTTCTTATCTCTATTATGCTAATCGCATTTTTCAACTTCCCCTAGCCCTCTTTGCCATCGCCATTTCTACCGCCCTTTTTCCCACCATCGCTAAGGCTCTGAAAAATGGCAAGTCTCAAGAGGCGTTTGTGCATATGCAAAATGCCTTTTACTTCCTAAGTTTTACCTTGCTTGCCTCTAGTTTGGGCGGGATGGTGCTCAGTGAAGAGATCATCTCTTTACTTTTTGAGCGGGGGCGTTTTGGAGCTCAAGATGTGCTAGAGAGTGCTGGAGTATTTAGAATGTATCTTGTGGGGCTTTTGCCCTTTGGTCTCTCTAAAATCTTTTCTCTTTGGCTTTATGCACAAGGGCAACAGCTAAAGGCGGCTAAAATCTCTCTTTATTCTTTGATCTTTGGCTTTGTAGCTGCTCTGGTGTGCATGGGACCTCTTAGAGCAAGCGGATTAGCTCTAGCGAGTAGTTTGACGGGTTGCATGCTCTGCTTTTTAAATCTTAAGGCTTTTGGATTTAAGCGCTTTTTGGGCATGATCGAGGTTAAAAAAGGGGTGGGGTTGGTGGCACTTTTGAGTTTAGAGGCGGCTATCCTCTATCTTTTCTTATGGTGCTTGAGGGCATTTTATCTATTTCAATACCTGAGTTGAGGGCGCACATGCAAGCCGTTTATATTTATGATAGCAAGACAAAGCAAAAACAGCTTTTAGAACCCCTTGTGGGTCATGATGTGAAAATTTATATCTGTGGTCCCACGGTTTACGATCATGCCCACTTAGGGCACGCGCGCAGTGCGATCGCCTTTGATCTGCTCAGGCGCACCCTAGAGCAGAGTGGGTATGTTGTAGAGATGGTCAAAAACTTTACCGATATTGATGATAAGATCATCGCCAAAGCCGCTCAAGAGGGGGTTAGCACTTCTGCTTTGAGCGCGCGCTATATTGAGAGCTACACAGCGGACATGCAGGCTTTAGGCGTGCAAAAACCCCACCTAGAACCCAAAGCAACCGCCCACCTAGGAGCAATGTTTAATATCATCCAACAACTCTTAGACAAGGGGCATGCCTACCAAATAGATCATGATATTTATTTAGACACCCATAAAGATCAAGCTTATGGCTCTTTGAGCGGACACATTTACAATGAAGCCGATGTGAGCCGCTTAGAGGACAACCCCCTAAAACGCCACCCCCAAGATTTTGCCCTGTGGAAATCTTATAAGGGGGAAAGCGATGTAGGTTATGAAAGCCCCTTTGGTAAAGGTCGGCCCGGGTGGCATTTGGAGTGCTCTAGCATGATTTTTGCTAACATGGCTTACCATGATCAAGCTTATCAGATTGATATTCATGCCGGAGGGAGCGATCTCTTCTTTCCCCACCATGAAAATGAAGCCTGCCAAACCCGTTGCGCCTTTTCTCAAGAGTTGGCCAAGTATTGGATGCACAATGGCTTTGTAAATATCTCCGGGGAGAAGATGAGCAAGAGTTTAGGCAATAGTTTTTATGTCAAGGACGCGCTAAAAATCTATGATGGGGAGATTGTGCGCAATTATCTTTTGGGAATCCACTACCGAGCGGTCTTGCATTTTAATGAAGAGGACTTGCTAGCTAGTAAAAAACGCCTTGATAAGATTTATCGCCTTAAAAAACGCGCCTTAGAATGCGCTACAAAAACCCCACCCCCAAGCCCTAATCCAAATTTTCAACGCGCATTTTTACAAGCCCTCCAAGACGATCTTAACATTTCTAAGGCTTTAAGCGTGTTAGAAGAACATGTCCATGTGTGCAATGAGATTCTTGATCAAGCCACTAAACAAACCCGCGCTTCTATGGCTTGCGCCATCTTAGAAGATCTTGACTATGTGAATACCCTGCTGGGTTTGGGGGGCAAAGACCCCATTGCCTATTTTCAATTAGGCGTGGACGCCACTCTTTTAGCCCATATTGAAGAGCAAATCGCACGCCGTTTAGAAGCCAAAAAGGCAAAGGATTTTGCCCTAGCCGATCGCATCCGTGAAGATTTGGCCCATCAGGGGATTTTACTTATGGACACCCCCCAACAAACCCTTTGGGAACGCTTATAGGAGGTTTTATGCAAAAAGTCGCCGTTATTATGGGTAGTAAGAGTGATTTAGAAATTGTCCAAAAAGCCTTTGGGATTTTAGAGGAATTTGAAATCCCCTTTGAGGCGCATATTTTTTCAGCCCACCGCACCCCTGAAGCCCTTAAAGCTTTTGCTGTGCAGGCGCGCGATCAAGGCTTTGGGGTTTTGATCGCTGCAGCGGGCAAGGCTGCGCACTTAGCCGGGGTGATCGCCTCTTTGAGCACTTTGCCTACAATCGCTATTCCCATGCGTGGGAATGATTTACAGGGGCTAGATTCTTTGCTTTCCAGTGTGCAAATGCCCGCAGGCATTCCTGTGGCGTGTGTGGGGATCAACGCCGCAGAGAACGCCGCGTTATTGGCTATAGAGATTTTAGCCCTAAACTCTCCCAAACTCCAAGACAAGCTCGCTCAAAAGCGCCAGCAACAAGCGATGCAAATTCTTAAAGAAGACCAAAATATCCATCTTGAATACAGCAGGAACTCATGAACATACAAAAACTTCTCTATGAAGGCAAGGCCAAAAAAGTTTACAGCACAGACAATCCACAGCATTATATCGTGGAGTATAAGGACGAAGCCACCGCTTTTAATGGGGCTAAAAAAGCCACTCTGCAGGGTAAGGGGCGTTTGAATAACCGCATTAGCAACACGCTGATGAGTTATCTTAACGATCATGGGGTTTTAACCCATTTGGTTCAAGAGATGAGTCCTACTCAAACTTTAGTCAAACAATTAAAAATGTTCCCCCTAGAAGTGATTGTGCGTAACCGCGCGGCTGGGTCAATTTGCAAGCGTTTAGGATTTGAGGAAGCTAGAGCATTCGCTCCCCCACTTGTAGAGTTTTGTTATAAAAATGACGCGCTAGGCGATCCCTTTATCAATGACGATCATGTGCGCATTTTAAATTTAGCTACCCCTGAGGAATGCGCCACTATCAAGACTTTAGCCCTTAAAATTAACACCCTCTTAGAGGCATACTTTCAAAAGCTAGACATCATTCTTGTAGATTTTAAACTCGAATTTGGTAAGGACGCGCAGGGCACGATTATTTTAGGCGATGAGGTTTCTCCGGACACTTGTAGATTTTGGCATGCCCAAAGCGGGGAGAAGTTGGACAAGGATCGTTTTAGAGAAGATTTAGGCGGAGTGTGTGAAGCCTATGAAATGATTTTAAATAAAATCTCCCAAGGTTAGGCATGCGCAGTATTAGAGAGGAATGTGGAGTTTTTGGCGCATTTTCCCCACAGAGCGCGCACTTAGCCCCCCTATGTTTTAGCGCGCTGTGCGCCTTGCAACACAGAGGGCAGGAGGGTTGTGGGATTGCCATCTCTTCTAAGGGGCACTTCACCTATTACAAAAATACCGGGCTTGTAGGGGATGTCTTTAAGCCCCAAATTTTAGAAAAATTGGGAGCTGGGGAGATTGGCATAGGGCATGTGCGCTATTGCACCACCGGACCTAATAACCGCACCAACGCCCAGCCTATTCTTATTAACCACATCAAAGAGCCCCTAGCCGTTGTGCATAATGGAAATTTGGTTAACTCTTTGGAGTTGCGCCGTGAGTTGGAGTTACAAGGCTATATTTTTCATACCTCTAGTGATACGGAAGTGATCGCCTATCTCATCGCCAAAAACAGACTTAAAACTTCTAGTTTGGAAGAGGCGATCCAAGCTGCAACCCCCCATCTTCAAGGGGCGTATTCTTTAGTGATCATGTCGCCTAGTAAACTTATCGCCCTGCGCGACCCCCTTGGATTCCGCCCCCTTTGTTATGGCAAAACCGCTGAGGGGATCGCGGTCGTGGCTTCTGAGAGTTGCGCTTTAGACGCGCTAGGGGCGACTGCACTCAAAGACATCGCACCCGGAGAGATGGTGAGCTTCTCAGCAGAGGGGATTCAAACAAGTCATATCCCTCAAAAGGCGACCTCTAAAATCTGCTCTTTTGAGTATATTTATTTTGCTAGGGGGGATTCGGTGCTTGAGGGCAAGAGTGTGCACTTAGCCCGCTTGAGAGCGGGGGCATATTTAGCCAAAATCCACCCGGTAGAGGCAGATATTGTCGTGGGTGTGCCCGATTCAGGGATTGATGCAGCACTGGGTTATGCGGAGGCTTCGGGCATCCCTTATGCTGTGGGTTTTATTAAAAACCGCTACATCAGTCGGACTTTTATCACCCCCCAAGCAGAGCGCGAGGAAAAGTTACGCCTCAAACTCAACCCCATTATTCCTAATTTAAAGGGCAAGCGGATCGTGCTGGTTGATGATTCGATTGTGCGGGGCAACACCACCAAGCGTATCGCTACGCTACTGCGCAATGTGGGCGTGAAAGAAATCCACATGCGTATCAGCTCCCCCCCCTTTATCCACCCCTGTTTTTATGGCACAGATATAGACTCCGAAGAACATCTCATCGCCTGCAAGCATTCTACTGAGCAGATCGCCCAAATTCTAGGTGTGGATTCTTTGGTCTATTTGCCCTTAGAGGGGATTACTTATATGCTTGAGGGGTTAGGATTTTGTGCAGCATGTTTTGGAGGCGGGTATCCTACTCCCATTCCTAGCGAGCAAATCCGCCTCAGCGCACCAACTCATATTTAAAGGATTTTGATGCACAGCCATTATAAAAATGCCGGGGTGGATGTTCAGGCGGGCTATGAGTCTGTAGAGCGCATCCAAAAGCACATCGCACGCACCCGTATTCAAGAGTCCAACACTCTAGGGGGATTTGGGGGGCTCTTTGCGCTCAATTTGGAGGGGTTTAGCCAACCTATGTTAGTGAGCGGGGCTGATGGCGTGGGCACCAAGTTAAAGCTAGCTTTTGCCTTTGGAGGGCATGAGAGTGTGGGGGTGGACTGCGTGGCGATGTGTGTGAATGATGTGATCTGTCTTGGGGCTAAACCTCTTTTCTTTTTAGATTACATCGCTTTGGCCCAAAATGAGCCTAGCAAGGTAGAACACATTGTCGCTGGCATGGCGCAAGGTTGCATCGAGGCAGGTTGTGAATTGTTGGGCGGAGAGACTGCCGAGATGCCCGGCTTTTATGCGCCCAAAGAATACGATCTAGCTGGCTTTTGTGTGGGGATTGTGGATAAAAGCAAACTTCTAAATGTAGAAAATGTGCACGCAGGTGATGCCATCATTGGGCTAGCTTCTAGTGGTTTGCATTCTAATGGTTTTTCTTTGGTGCGCAAGATTTTACAAGATCGCTCTATTGATCCCTCTACCTACACCCTTGCAGGGCAAAACCTTGCTCAAATCCTCTTAACCCCAACAAAAATCTATGTCAAAGCGATCTTAAAGCTTTTAGAGCACCTCCCCATCAAATCCCTAGCCCATATCACGGGTGGGGGGTTTTATGAGAATGTCCCGCGCGCTCTGCCTGCAGGTTTGCAAGCCAAAATTACTAAAAACACTTTTGCAACCCCGCCCATCTTTGACTTTCTAGCCCAAGAGGGGGGCATAGCACAAGAGGAGATGTTTCATGTCTTTAATATGGGGATTGGAATGGTGGTTATCTTGCCCGCTGTGCATGCCCAAGAAGCCTTAGAGCTCTTAAGAGCATGCGATCAAGAGGCTTATAAAATTGGAGAAGTGCAAGAAGGCAGAGGAGTAGAGCTATGCGACTCTTAAGTGAAACTCTGCAAAACCAACGCTATTTTGGGCGCGGGATCATTGTGGGTAGAGCCCCCAAGAGCCCCCATGTGTTTTTAGCTTATTTTTTAATGGGGCGTAGCGCGCAGAGCCAAAACCGCTTTTTTAGCCTAGAGGGTAAGAATCTACAAATTGCCTTTGTAGACCCTCAAAGTGTCGCTGACCCCTCTTTGATCTTTTACCCTCCCATCGTGCAGCAAAATAACCATATCATCATCACTAATGGGAGTCAAACCCAGATATTACAGCAGTCTTTGCTCTCAGGACAGGATTTTCAACACGCCCTAAACCAACAGAGTTTTGAACCCGATTCCCCCCATTTTACCCCTAGGATCAGCGCGCTGATTCACTTGCAACCCCAAAATTTTAGCTACCAAATGGGCTTAGTCAAAAATATACAGGGGACTTGTGCGCGTTTTTCCTTTAACTATGAGAGTGCGAGCGGTGTGGGGCATTTCTTACACACTTATAATCATGACGCTAACCCTCTGCCCTCCTTTGAGGGCGAACCTAAACCTATTGTGCTCCCCTCTACTCTTGAGGAGCTGGGTAACACCCTTTGGGAAGGCTTGGATTTGGAGTATAAGATCGCGCTGTGTGTGCAATCTGTGCACCTAGACACCCATCAAGTCCAAACCTACATTTACAATAAATACAGCAAGGATTGCTAATGTCTCTCTCCCTCAAATACGGCTTTAACCCCCACCAAGCCCAAGCTAAAATCTTATCAAGTAATCTCCCTTTTGCCATTCTCAATGGCACGCCTAGCTACATCAACTTTTTAGACGCGCTCAATGCTTACCAGCTTGTTAAAGAACTTCAAGAGGCGAGTAAGCGCCCTGCAGCCACTTCTTTTAAGCACCTCAGCCCCACCTCAGCCGCGCTAGCCCAGCCCCTAGAAAAGCAACGCCTCCAAGCCTATTTTTTAGAAAATCTTGCAGAATGCCAAGACTCCCCCATCGCCTCCGCTTACGCGCGTGCAAGGGGAGCGGATCGTATGAGTTCTTTTGGGGATTTTGTCGCCCTCAGTGATTTATGCGATGTGGCTTGTGCCAAATTGCTAGCCCAAGAGGTTTCAGATGGCATTATTGCCCCCGCCTTTGCTCCTGAGGCTCTTGAAATTCTCAAGCGTAAAAAAGGGGGGCAGTATGTGATCTTGCAAATTGATCCTAATTACACCCCCCCAGAGCTAGAGAGGCGCGATGTCTTTGGGATCACCTTTGAGCAACAGCGCAACTCTTTAACAATCACCCCTGATCTGCTCAAAGACATCCCCACACACAACAAAACCCTCCCCAAGCAAGCCCAAGAGGATTTGATCTTAGCTTTGATCACCCTCAAATATACTCAGTCCAATTCGATCTGTTTGGCCTACAAGGGGCAGGTGATTGGCGTAGGAGCAGGGCAACAATCCCGTATCCATTGCACTAAGATCGCTGCTGACAAGGCGGA
This portion of the Helicobacter felis ATCC 49179 genome encodes:
- the murJ gene encoding murein biosynthesis integral membrane protein MurJ, coding for MLKRFFFTNSSGILCSRVAGFVRDLLSASILGSGVYSDIFFVAFKFPNLFRRIFAEGAFSQSFLPAFIHSRHKAAFSLSVLTIFSLCLLCLSVVVHFYAPFFTRLLAYGFDAHTIALAQDIVALNFWYLLLVFLSTFFSALLQYKNSFFVSAYHTILLNIGMIAALCLAKDKTSLEVVYYLSYGVLLGGVAQVLAHFYPLYSLGYVRLFYLGLRFGFKRKDSLKIELKDFFKKFFPSVLGNSASQLSAFLDTLLASFLSAGSISYLYYANRIFQLPLALFAIAISTALFPTIAKALKNGKSQEAFVHMQNAFYFLSFTLLASSLGGMVLSEEIISLLFERGRFGAQDVLESAGVFRMYLVGLLPFGLSKIFSLWLYAQGQQLKAAKISLYSLIFGFVAALVCMGPLRASGLALASSLTGCMLCFLNLKAFGFKRFLGMIEVKKGVGLVALLSLEAAILYLFLWCLRAFYLFQYLS
- the cysS gene encoding cysteine--tRNA ligase, with the translated sequence MQAVYIYDSKTKQKQLLEPLVGHDVKIYICGPTVYDHAHLGHARSAIAFDLLRRTLEQSGYVVEMVKNFTDIDDKIIAKAAQEGVSTSALSARYIESYTADMQALGVQKPHLEPKATAHLGAMFNIIQQLLDKGHAYQIDHDIYLDTHKDQAYGSLSGHIYNEADVSRLEDNPLKRHPQDFALWKSYKGESDVGYESPFGKGRPGWHLECSSMIFANMAYHDQAYQIDIHAGGSDLFFPHHENEACQTRCAFSQELAKYWMHNGFVNISGEKMSKSLGNSFYVKDALKIYDGEIVRNYLLGIHYRAVLHFNEEDLLASKKRLDKIYRLKKRALECATKTPPPSPNPNFQRAFLQALQDDLNISKALSVLEEHVHVCNEILDQATKQTRASMACAILEDLDYVNTLLGLGGKDPIAYFQLGVDATLLAHIEEQIARRLEAKKAKDFALADRIREDLAHQGILLMDTPQQTLWERL
- the purE gene encoding 5-(carboxyamino)imidazole ribonucleotide mutase, coding for MQKVAVIMGSKSDLEIVQKAFGILEEFEIPFEAHIFSAHRTPEALKAFAVQARDQGFGVLIAAAGKAAHLAGVIASLSTLPTIAIPMRGNDLQGLDSLLSSVQMPAGIPVACVGINAAENAALLAIEILALNSPKLQDKLAQKRQQQAMQILKEDQNIHLEYSRNS
- the purC gene encoding phosphoribosylaminoimidazolesuccinocarboxamide synthase gives rise to the protein MNIQKLLYEGKAKKVYSTDNPQHYIVEYKDEATAFNGAKKATLQGKGRLNNRISNTLMSYLNDHGVLTHLVQEMSPTQTLVKQLKMFPLEVIVRNRAAGSICKRLGFEEARAFAPPLVEFCYKNDALGDPFINDDHVRILNLATPEECATIKTLALKINTLLEAYFQKLDIILVDFKLEFGKDAQGTIILGDEVSPDTCRFWHAQSGEKLDKDRFREDLGGVCEAYEMILNKISQG
- the purF gene encoding amidophosphoribosyltransferase — its product is MRSIREECGVFGAFSPQSAHLAPLCFSALCALQHRGQEGCGIAISSKGHFTYYKNTGLVGDVFKPQILEKLGAGEIGIGHVRYCTTGPNNRTNAQPILINHIKEPLAVVHNGNLVNSLELRRELELQGYIFHTSSDTEVIAYLIAKNRLKTSSLEEAIQAATPHLQGAYSLVIMSPSKLIALRDPLGFRPLCYGKTAEGIAVVASESCALDALGATALKDIAPGEMVSFSAEGIQTSHIPQKATSKICSFEYIYFARGDSVLEGKSVHLARLRAGAYLAKIHPVEADIVVGVPDSGIDAALGYAEASGIPYAVGFIKNRYISRTFITPQAEREEKLRLKLNPIIPNLKGKRIVLVDDSIVRGNTTKRIATLLRNVGVKEIHMRISSPPFIHPCFYGTDIDSEEHLIACKHSTEQIAQILGVDSLVYLPLEGITYMLEGLGFCAACFGGGYPTPIPSEQIRLSAPTHI
- the purM gene encoding phosphoribosylformylglycinamidine cyclo-ligase, which produces MHSHYKNAGVDVQAGYESVERIQKHIARTRIQESNTLGGFGGLFALNLEGFSQPMLVSGADGVGTKLKLAFAFGGHESVGVDCVAMCVNDVICLGAKPLFFLDYIALAQNEPSKVEHIVAGMAQGCIEAGCELLGGETAEMPGFYAPKEYDLAGFCVGIVDKSKLLNVENVHAGDAIIGLASSGLHSNGFSLVRKILQDRSIDPSTYTLAGQNLAQILLTPTKIYVKAILKLLEHLPIKSLAHITGGGFYENVPRALPAGLQAKITKNTFATPPIFDFLAQEGGIAQEEMFHVFNMGIGMVVILPAVHAQEALELLRACDQEAYKIGEVQEGRGVELCDS
- a CDS encoding IMP cyclohydrolase — protein: MRLLSETLQNQRYFGRGIIVGRAPKSPHVFLAYFLMGRSAQSQNRFFSLEGKNLQIAFVDPQSVADPSLIFYPPIVQQNNHIIITNGSQTQILQQSLLSGQDFQHALNQQSFEPDSPHFTPRISALIHLQPQNFSYQMGLVKNIQGTCARFSFNYESASGVGHFLHTYNHDANPLPSFEGEPKPIVLPSTLEELGNTLWEGLDLEYKIALCVQSVHLDTHQVQTYIYNKYSKDC
- a CDS encoding phosphoribosylaminoimidazolecarboxamide formyltransferase, with product MSLSLKYGFNPHQAQAKILSSNLPFAILNGTPSYINFLDALNAYQLVKELQEASKRPAATSFKHLSPTSAALAQPLEKQRLQAYFLENLAECQDSPIASAYARARGADRMSSFGDFVALSDLCDVACAKLLAQEVSDGIIAPAFAPEALEILKRKKGGQYVILQIDPNYTPPELERRDVFGITFEQQRNSLTITPDLLKDIPTHNKTLPKQAQEDLILALITLKYTQSNSICLAYKGQVIGVGAGQQSRIHCTKIAADKADLWHLRVHPKVLDLPFIEGLNRPTKDNLIYAYLTHGLSDEDLSLLKRPVPPLSAQEKADYLGRVSGVSLGSDAFFPFSDSILRAHKSGVRYIAQSGGSKQDLQVIQACNGLDMVMAFTHVRLFHH